A single window of Cytobacillus dafuensis DNA harbors:
- the spoVE gene encoding stage V sporulation protein E: MPTKRTTPDFILIIVTLTLLAVGLTMVYSASAIWAEYKFNDSFFFAKRQMLFAVIGIVAMFFIMNIDYWAWRTWAKVIIIICFVLLLVVLIPGIGIERNGSRSWIGVGAFSIQPSEFMKIAMIIFLAKFLSERQKLITSFTKGLAPSLGLVFLAFGLIMLQPDLGTGTVMVGTSIVMIFIAGARISHFIILGLIGLLGFVGLILSAPYRIKRITSFLDPWEDPLGSGFQIIQSLFAIGPGGLFGLGLGQSRQKFFYLPEPQTDFIFAILSEELGFIGGSFVILLFSLLLWRGIRIALGAPDLFGSFLAVGIIAMIAIQVMINIGVVIGLMPVTGITLPFLSYGGSSLTLMLMAVGVLLNISRYSRY, from the coding sequence TTGCCAACAAAAAGAACGACTCCCGATTTTATTCTAATCATTGTTACATTAACCTTGCTTGCAGTAGGGTTAACAATGGTTTACAGTGCAAGTGCTATATGGGCAGAGTATAAATTTAATGATTCATTCTTTTTTGCAAAAAGACAGATGCTCTTTGCTGTTATTGGAATAGTAGCGATGTTTTTTATTATGAATATTGATTATTGGGCTTGGAGAACTTGGGCAAAGGTTATAATCATCATCTGTTTTGTGTTATTGCTTGTTGTTCTAATTCCAGGTATTGGGATTGAAAGAAATGGTTCGAGAAGCTGGATAGGTGTAGGTGCTTTCTCCATTCAGCCTTCAGAATTTATGAAGATTGCGATGATTATTTTCCTTGCAAAGTTTTTATCTGAACGACAAAAACTTATTACCTCTTTTACGAAAGGGTTAGCACCTTCATTAGGGCTCGTGTTTTTAGCATTTGGACTAATTATGCTTCAGCCTGATCTTGGCACAGGTACTGTAATGGTTGGAACAAGTATTGTTATGATTTTTATTGCTGGAGCTAGGATTAGTCATTTTATCATTCTAGGTCTCATTGGTCTATTAGGATTTGTAGGGTTGATTTTATCTGCTCCATATCGGATTAAACGAATTACATCCTTCTTAGATCCTTGGGAAGACCCTTTAGGAAGTGGGTTTCAAATTATACAATCGTTATTTGCGATTGGACCTGGGGGATTATTCGGATTAGGACTCGGTCAAAGCAGACAAAAATTCTTCTATTTACCTGAACCGCAAACGGACTTTATCTTTGCTATTCTTTCTGAAGAGCTTGGATTTATCGGTGGTTCCTTCGTCATTTTATTATTTTCTCTTTTGTTATGGAGAGGAATAAGAATAGCACTAGGTGCTCCTGATCTTTTCGGCAGTTTTTTAGCAGTAGGGATTATTGCCATGATTGCCATCCAAGTCATGATCAATATAGGTGTTGTTATTGGCCTAATGCCCGTAACAGGGATAACACTTCCCTTTTTAAGCTATGGGGGTTCTTCTTTAACGCTCATGTTAATGGCAGTAGGTGTCCTTTTGAATATAAGCAGATATTCAAGGTATTAG
- the murG gene encoding undecaprenyldiphospho-muramoylpentapeptide beta-N-acetylglucosaminyltransferase: protein MRVVVSGGGTGGHIYPALALIREIQKENMNAEFLYIGTEKGLESNLVPRENIPFKSIHITGFKRKLSLENIKTIFRFLKGVRDSKKIIKEFNADVVIGTGGYVCGPVVYAASKLGIPTIIHEQNSVPGLTNKFLSKYVDRIAVCFEEASSFFPQEKVVLTGNPRASEVLGKDGIKGRLSIGLKTDIPVVLIFGGSRGARPINEAVLKSLAELGEKAYQILYVTGDVHYEEVLKEVQLIGSPENVIIKPFIHNMPEVLAGTDLTVARAGATTLAELTSLGIPSILIPSPYVTNNHQEKNARSLSEHGAAEILLEKDLTGKKLVELMDLILLDDKRLSEMKMASKKLGIPDAAKRLFRLMEELVAKEGSSPRK, encoded by the coding sequence ATGAGAGTAGTAGTAAGCGGTGGAGGGACTGGTGGACATATTTATCCGGCACTGGCCCTTATAAGAGAAATACAAAAAGAGAATATGAATGCAGAGTTTTTATATATAGGAACTGAAAAAGGGCTGGAAAGCAATCTTGTCCCTAGAGAAAATATTCCATTTAAATCAATACATATAACAGGCTTTAAAAGGAAGCTGTCATTAGAAAACATAAAGACGATTTTTCGTTTTTTAAAAGGAGTAAGAGACAGCAAAAAAATAATAAAAGAATTTAACGCTGATGTTGTTATTGGGACAGGCGGATATGTTTGCGGTCCAGTTGTATACGCCGCAAGTAAACTGGGTATCCCAACAATTATTCATGAGCAAAATAGTGTACCAGGTTTGACAAATAAATTTCTTAGTAAATATGTTGACCGGATAGCAGTTTGTTTTGAGGAAGCAAGTTCGTTCTTTCCACAAGAAAAAGTTGTACTAACAGGTAATCCTCGTGCGTCTGAAGTGCTTGGTAAGGATGGAATAAAAGGAAGACTTTCGATTGGATTAAAAACGGATATCCCTGTTGTTCTTATTTTTGGCGGGAGCAGGGGAGCAAGACCAATTAATGAAGCGGTTCTTAAATCCTTAGCAGAACTTGGTGAAAAAGCGTATCAAATATTATATGTGACAGGTGATGTGCATTATGAAGAAGTTCTAAAAGAGGTGCAATTAATTGGTAGCCCAGAAAATGTTATCATTAAACCTTTCATTCATAATATGCCTGAAGTTCTTGCAGGAACGGATTTAACTGTCGCTAGAGCAGGCGCTACCACTTTAGCAGAATTAACCTCCCTTGGTATTCCTAGTATTCTTATTCCGAGTCCATATGTAACAAATAATCATCAGGAAAAGAACGCAAGATCCTTGAGTGAGCACGGTGCTGCAGAAATACTATTAGAAAAAGATTTAACAGGAAAAAAACTTGTTGAACTTATGGATTTAATTTTATTAGATGATAAAAGATTATCAGAAATGAAAATGGCTTCTAAAAAATTAGGTATTCCAGATGCTGCTAAGAGACTCTTCCGTCTAATGGAAGAACTAGTAGCAAAAGAGGGCAGTAGCCCTCGTAAGTGA
- the murB gene encoding UDP-N-acetylmuramate dehydrogenase, which translates to MNEIITKLNELNIGKVKENELLSNHTTMKIGGPADLFIEPSSIENLIKTMELLRNYKVEWTAIGRGSNLLISDAGIAGAVIKLGAGVSNMELSGNKVKVGGGYSLVSLSTQISRKGLSGLEFASGIPGSIGGAVYMNAGAHGSDISKILTKAHILFEDGEVAWLTNEEMEFSYRTSILQKKRPGIVLEAVFELKEGDRDSISAEMQRNKDYRKETQPWNYPCAGSIFRNPLPNYAGKLIEVAGLKGYSIGGAKISDMHGNFIVNTGNGKAEDVLALIKYIKKTIYELYNINIETEVEIIGRK; encoded by the coding sequence ATGAACGAAATAATTACAAAGCTTAATGAATTAAATATTGGAAAAGTAAAGGAAAATGAACTATTATCCAACCATACAACAATGAAAATAGGTGGACCTGCCGATCTGTTTATAGAGCCCTCGTCTATTGAAAATTTAATAAAGACAATGGAGCTTTTGCGTAATTATAAAGTGGAGTGGACTGCTATTGGGAGAGGTTCAAACCTGCTTATATCTGATGCTGGTATTGCAGGGGCTGTGATCAAGCTCGGTGCAGGAGTATCAAATATGGAGTTGAGCGGAAACAAGGTAAAGGTTGGCGGAGGTTACTCGCTTGTAAGTCTATCGACTCAGATAAGCAGAAAAGGGCTGTCAGGTCTAGAGTTTGCAAGTGGGATTCCAGGGTCCATTGGTGGGGCCGTTTATATGAATGCAGGTGCTCATGGATCTGATATCTCTAAGATTCTTACAAAAGCACACATTCTATTCGAGGATGGAGAAGTAGCTTGGTTAACAAATGAAGAAATGGAGTTTTCTTATAGAACTTCTATTCTACAGAAAAAACGACCAGGTATCGTTTTAGAAGCTGTATTTGAATTAAAAGAAGGCGATAGAGATTCTATTTCTGCTGAAATGCAAAGAAATAAAGACTATAGAAAAGAAACTCAGCCATGGAATTATCCTTGTGCAGGCAGTATTTTTAGAAATCCATTACCAAATTATGCAGGAAAATTGATTGAGGTTGCTGGATTAAAGGGTTATTCAATTGGCGGGGCAAAAATATCTGACATGCACGGAAATTTCATTGTCAATACAGGAAATGGAAAAGCTGAAGATGTATTAGCGTTGATTAAGTATATTAAAAAAACAATTTATGAATTGTACAATATAAATATTGAAACTGAGGTTGAAATAATCGGTCGAAAGTAA
- a CDS encoding cell division protein FtsQ/DivIB, which translates to MEKGKVVSLEDRIPKLKQQRRKKANSRLIVLLLIFFTLISLIIYFQSPLSHVNKILISGNSIYSKDELIALTGISEKTNIWKVEEKVIKSNLEKLDEVKSAKVQIHLPNTVKISIQEYNRIAYIMKEKNYLPVLENGRVLKNSKTAEVPASAPILIGFSEGKELDGMIKELEELPEVVLNSISEIHHTPKKTDSFHITLYMNDGFEVSATVRSFAEKMSHYPSIVSQLDPDKKGIIDLEVGSYFKAYEQEGADQVEEEDESEG; encoded by the coding sequence ATGGAAAAAGGAAAGGTTGTTTCTCTAGAGGACCGTATTCCTAAGCTAAAACAGCAGAGGCGAAAAAAAGCGAATAGTAGGCTAATTGTTTTACTGCTAATATTTTTTACGCTTATCTCATTAATCATTTATTTTCAGTCACCATTAAGTCATGTTAATAAAATTCTTATTTCAGGTAACTCTATCTACAGTAAAGATGAATTAATTGCCTTAACCGGGATTAGCGAGAAAACAAATATTTGGAAGGTAGAAGAAAAAGTCATTAAGAGTAATTTAGAAAAGCTGGATGAAGTAAAATCTGCAAAAGTTCAAATCCATTTACCGAATACTGTTAAAATTTCCATTCAGGAATACAATCGAATTGCATACATAATGAAAGAGAAAAATTATCTTCCTGTTTTGGAAAATGGTCGAGTACTAAAAAATAGTAAAACTGCAGAGGTTCCTGCATCTGCCCCAATTCTTATTGGTTTTTCAGAAGGTAAAGAATTAGATGGAATGATTAAAGAGCTTGAAGAATTACCTGAAGTAGTCTTAAATTCAATTTCTGAAATACATCATACTCCCAAAAAAACTGATTCTTTCCATATAACACTTTACATGAATGACGGTTTTGAAGTCAGTGCTACAGTTAGAAGCTTTGCGGAGAAAATGAGTCATTATCCTTCAATTGTTAGCCAATTGGATCCTGATAAAAAAGGTATTATTGATTTGGAAGTCGGCTCTTATTTTAAAGCTTATGAACAAGAGGGAGCTGATCAAGTTGAAGAAGAAGATGAAAGTGAAGGGTAA
- a CDS encoding DUF881 domain-containing protein, translating to MNKRELIKLKKKMKVKGNHVIFSLVFLVLGYMIAFSYHLTQQSDNKKSTITSKQWERDIELRNQLVELEEKNRSLQKELNEKQERVREIEKELSQEAQIYFNLAEDTEKYRMYLGKVKVKGQGVEVTLADGAYNPDEENVNNYIVHEHHVFKVINELYISGASAIAINGQRLSHNSYILCNGPVIEIDGYQHPAPFVITAIGDSEVLSSALNLTGGVKDSLVNDNIQFTLEKKPEIIMEPLLGS from the coding sequence ATGAACAAGAGGGAGCTGATCAAGTTGAAGAAGAAGATGAAAGTGAAGGGTAATCATGTTATTTTTTCTTTAGTGTTTCTTGTCCTTGGTTATATGATTGCTTTTTCTTACCACCTGACTCAACAAAGTGATAATAAAAAATCAACGATAACAAGTAAACAATGGGAAAGAGACATAGAGCTTCGCAATCAATTAGTTGAACTTGAGGAAAAAAATCGTTCCTTACAGAAGGAATTAAATGAAAAACAAGAAAGAGTTCGGGAAATTGAAAAGGAATTGTCACAAGAAGCTCAAATTTATTTCAATCTTGCTGAAGACACTGAAAAATATAGAATGTATTTAGGAAAAGTAAAAGTTAAGGGCCAAGGTGTTGAAGTAACTCTTGCGGATGGAGCTTATAATCCGGATGAAGAAAATGTAAATAATTATATTGTTCATGAGCACCATGTGTTTAAAGTAATTAATGAGTTATATATATCAGGTGCATCTGCTATTGCAATTAATGGACAGAGGCTTTCTCATAATTCATATATCCTCTGCAATGGACCTGTAATTGAGATTGATGGCTATCAACATCCTGCACCATTCGTCATTACTGCCATTGGAGATTCGGAAGTGTTATCATCTGCACTGAACTTGACAGGAGGTGTAAAGGACTCATTAGTAAATGATAATATTCAGTTTACTCTCGAGAAAAAACCTGAAATTATTATGGAGCCTTTATTAGGGAGCTAG
- a CDS encoding DUF881 domain-containing protein: MDKYKKNISFTLIAVIIGFMLAIQFRTVKEPVVRDTRDTWQLREDLIKENELQLKLIQEVRSNEEKISKYETELKQSKEQVLRDTLDELKAEAGLTDVKGYGIILMIEPVYEELLIGTTVSSVSPDLLKRLVNELNMYGAMQISIDNQRIINSTVIRDINGETKIDGHSLNRLPIEIKVIAENAKSADKLFKRMQVSKSADEFFVDNLRVKVVKPDEMIEIPAYQNTIRIRDMKPVDSEKGGNS; this comes from the coding sequence GTGGACAAATATAAAAAAAATATTAGTTTCACTCTCATAGCCGTCATTATTGGTTTTATGCTAGCTATACAATTTCGAACGGTTAAAGAACCTGTTGTACGCGATACACGTGATACATGGCAGCTGAGGGAAGATTTGATCAAAGAAAATGAACTCCAACTTAAACTAATTCAAGAAGTTCGTTCGAATGAGGAAAAAATTTCTAAATACGAAACTGAACTAAAACAAAGTAAAGAACAGGTTCTTCGAGATACACTCGATGAATTAAAAGCTGAAGCTGGATTAACGGATGTAAAAGGATATGGCATCATCCTAATGATAGAGCCAGTCTATGAAGAATTATTAATTGGTACAACCGTTTCAAGTGTTTCGCCAGATTTATTAAAAAGGCTTGTAAACGAATTAAATATGTATGGTGCCATGCAAATATCAATTGATAACCAGCGTATTATTAATTCAACCGTTATAAGAGATATTAATGGAGAAACAAAAATTGATGGTCATTCCTTAAATCGATTACCCATCGAAATTAAAGTAATTGCTGAAAATGCAAAATCAGCGGACAAGCTATTTAAGCGAATGCAAGTTTCCAAATCAGCTGATGAATTTTTTGTTGATAACCTAAGAGTAAAAGTAGTTAAACCAGATGAAATGATAGAAATACCTGCTTATCAAAATACAATTAGAATAAGGGATATGAAGCCTGTGGATTCTGAAAAAGGAGGCAATTCATAA
- a CDS encoding small basic family protein produces the protein MWLPILGLIIGVILGLLTEIKIPDEYSNYLSIAVLAALDTLFGGIRAQLQNIYDERVFVSGFFFNILLAASLAFLGVHLGVDLYLAAVFAFGVRLFQNIAVIRRILLTKWTVIREKTEKN, from the coding sequence ATGTGGCTTCCGATACTGGGGTTAATCATAGGTGTCATTCTCGGTCTGCTAACAGAAATAAAAATTCCTGATGAGTATTCGAATTATTTATCAATTGCTGTTTTAGCGGCACTTGATACTTTATTCGGTGGAATTCGTGCTCAGCTTCAAAATATTTATGATGAAAGAGTCTTTGTTTCAGGTTTCTTTTTCAATATTTTGCTTGCTGCAAGTTTAGCTTTTCTAGGTGTCCATCTTGGTGTAGACTTATACTTAGCAGCAGTTTTTGCATTTGGAGTGAGATTATTCCAAAACATAGCTGTAATTAGAAGAATTTTATTGACAAAATGGACTGTAATACGTGAAAAAACTGAAAAAAATTAA
- the ftsA gene encoding cell division protein FtsA, which yields MNNNEIYVSLDIGTSNVKVIIGEMVNDSLNIIGVGSVRSDGLKKGAIVDIDETVHSIRKAIEQAERMIGMEITSVIVGITGNHVMLQPCHGVVAVSSENREITNDDVARVLDAAQVVSIPPERDIIDVIPKQFIVDGLDEINDPRGMIGVRLEMEGTIITGSKTILHNTLRCVERAGLEIIDITLQPLAAGAYALSKDEKNLGVALVDIGGGSTTIALFDQGNLIATSVLPVGGDHITKDLSIGLRTSTEDAEKIKIKNGYAFYDHASEEEVFSVPIIGSDQHQQFTQLEISDIIEARMEEIFDFIQNEVRRLGSEDLPGGFVLTGGVANTQGILELAQEIFQNRVRIAIPDYIGVREPQFTTAVGLIKFAYKNAKVQGRKVAGGGAPVHTPEIKEKRVTKQPQPKKPEKQPEEKITSRVKKFLGYFFE from the coding sequence ATGAACAACAATGAAATCTATGTAAGTCTTGACATCGGTACATCCAATGTAAAAGTTATCATAGGTGAAATGGTCAATGACTCATTAAATATTATTGGTGTCGGCAGTGTGCGATCCGATGGCTTAAAAAAGGGAGCTATAGTCGATATTGATGAAACTGTTCATTCAATTAGAAAGGCAATTGAACAGGCTGAAAGAATGATAGGAATGGAAATTACTAGTGTGATAGTAGGTATCACTGGCAATCATGTAATGCTTCAGCCTTGTCATGGAGTTGTAGCTGTTTCCAGCGAAAATAGAGAGATAACGAATGATGATGTTGCTAGAGTCCTTGATGCCGCCCAAGTGGTTTCGATTCCTCCCGAAAGAGATATTATCGATGTCATTCCAAAGCAATTCATTGTTGATGGATTAGATGAAATAAATGATCCTCGAGGTATGATTGGTGTTCGCCTTGAAATGGAAGGCACCATTATTACTGGATCGAAAACAATTTTACATAATACATTACGATGTGTTGAACGAGCAGGACTTGAGATTATTGATATTACTCTGCAGCCACTGGCTGCCGGTGCATACGCCCTTTCAAAGGACGAAAAGAATCTTGGAGTGGCCCTCGTTGATATTGGAGGAGGTTCCACTACGATTGCATTATTTGATCAAGGAAATCTGATAGCAACGAGTGTACTACCTGTTGGTGGAGATCATATTACGAAAGATCTCTCTATAGGCCTTCGAACATCAACAGAAGATGCAGAAAAAATTAAAATAAAAAATGGGTACGCTTTTTATGATCATGCATCTGAAGAAGAAGTTTTCAGTGTACCGATTATTGGAAGTGACCAGCATCAGCAGTTCACGCAATTGGAAATATCAGATATTATTGAAGCTCGTATGGAAGAAATATTTGATTTTATTCAAAATGAAGTTAGAAGATTAGGTTCGGAAGACTTGCCTGGTGGATTTGTATTAACAGGAGGGGTTGCTAATACACAAGGAATACTTGAACTAGCTCAAGAAATTTTTCAAAATCGAGTCCGAATTGCCATTCCAGATTATATTGGTGTTCGAGAGCCTCAGTTTACAACAGCAGTAGGATTAATAAAATTTGCGTATAAAAATGCGAAAGTACAAGGAAGAAAAGTTGCGGGGGGAGGGGCCCCTGTTCATACTCCAGAAATAAAAGAAAAACGCGTAACAAAACAACCGCAACCAAAAAAGCCGGAAAAACAACCGGAAGAAAAAATAACATCAAGAGTGAAGAAGTTCCTCGGATACTTTTTTGAATAG
- the ftsZ gene encoding cell division protein FtsZ, whose translation MLEFDTNLDSLATIKVIGVGGGGNNAVNRMIEHGVQGVEFIAVNTDAQALNLSKAEVRMQIGGKLTRGLGAGANPEVGKKAAEESKEQIEEALRGADMVFVTAGMGGGTGTGAAPVIAQIARDLGALTVGVVTRPFTFEGRKRSTQAAGGIASMKEAVDTLIVIPNDRLLEIVDKSTPMLEAFREADNVLRQGVQGISDLIAKPGLINLDFADVKTIMSSKGSALMGIGVASGENRAAEAAKKAISSPLLETSIDGAQGVLMNITGGTNISLYEVQEAADIVASASDQDVNMIFGSVINENLNDEIVVTVIATGFKEENAQAKVTRPSFGQQPKPSMNTVKREPKREEVTQEPVRTNFSQQSEDTLDIPTFLRNRNRRR comes from the coding sequence ATGTTGGAATTTGATACTAATTTAGATTCATTAGCAACTATTAAAGTCATCGGCGTTGGCGGCGGTGGTAACAACGCGGTTAACCGTATGATTGAGCATGGTGTACAAGGGGTAGAATTTATTGCTGTTAACACAGATGCCCAGGCACTAAATCTATCAAAAGCAGAAGTAAGAATGCAAATTGGCGGCAAGCTCACACGCGGACTTGGTGCTGGAGCTAATCCAGAAGTAGGGAAAAAAGCTGCTGAAGAAAGCAAAGAACAAATTGAAGAAGCACTCAGAGGTGCTGATATGGTATTCGTTACTGCCGGTATGGGTGGAGGAACTGGTACTGGTGCAGCTCCAGTAATAGCGCAAATTGCCAGAGACTTAGGAGCGTTAACAGTTGGAGTAGTTACTCGTCCATTTACTTTTGAAGGCCGAAAGCGTTCAACTCAAGCTGCTGGAGGTATTGCTTCTATGAAAGAGGCAGTAGATACCTTAATCGTTATTCCTAATGATCGTTTATTAGAAATTGTTGATAAAAGCACGCCAATGCTTGAAGCATTCCGAGAAGCTGATAATGTTCTTCGCCAAGGTGTCCAAGGTATTTCAGATTTAATCGCAAAACCTGGTTTAATTAATCTTGACTTTGCCGATGTTAAAACGATTATGTCAAGCAAAGGTTCTGCATTAATGGGTATTGGTGTAGCTTCTGGTGAAAATCGTGCAGCAGAAGCAGCGAAAAAAGCGATTTCTTCACCATTATTAGAAACATCAATTGATGGAGCTCAAGGTGTTCTAATGAATATCACTGGTGGAACAAATATCAGCCTCTATGAGGTTCAAGAGGCTGCTGATATTGTTGCTTCTGCATCTGATCAAGATGTCAATATGATCTTCGGTTCAGTCATTAACGAGAATTTAAATGATGAAATAGTTGTAACCGTCATTGCAACTGGATTTAAGGAAGAAAATGCTCAAGCTAAAGTGACTAGACCAAGTTTTGGTCAGCAGCCGAAACCATCAATGAATACGGTTAAACGTGAACCAAAAAGAGAAGAAGTTACACAAGAACCAGTTAGAACTAATTTTTCTCAACAAAGTGAAGATACACTAGATATACCAACATTCCTTCGTAACAGAAATCGAAGAAGATAA
- the hmpA gene encoding NO-inducible flavohemoprotein codes for MLDQKTIDIIKSTVPVLEQHGEKITKRFYELMFNNHPELLNIFNHANQKLSRQQKALANAVYAAAKYIDQLETIIPVVTQIGHKHRSLGIKPEHYPIVGEHLLLAIKDVLGNAATDEIINAWAKAYEVIANAFIHVEKNLYDSAENQHGGWKDFREFKVEKVVKESDVITSFYFKPIDDKPIAEFIPGQYISIKLSTIPNEQYTHIRQYSLSQSQDKSYYRISVKREDLMGEKPAGIVSNYLHNHVKAGEIIEISAPAGEFVLEEQADKPTILLSGGVGITPMLCMLHQLADKQQETTFIHAAINGNVHAFVDEVKQIVQKNDLVKSYYCYEKPTETDREAAIFDKEGFITLEWLNKIVKNKEAIVYMCGPVSFMQAMYEVLVESGFKKENIRYEFFGPAMELKEPQTV; via the coding sequence ATGTTAGATCAAAAAACAATTGATATTATTAAAAGCACAGTACCAGTCCTAGAACAACATGGAGAAAAAATTACAAAGAGATTTTATGAATTAATGTTCAACAACCATCCTGAGTTATTAAATATTTTTAATCATGCAAACCAAAAACTAAGCCGTCAGCAAAAAGCATTAGCGAACGCTGTATATGCAGCGGCAAAATATATTGACCAGCTTGAAACGATTATTCCAGTCGTTACACAAATTGGACATAAGCATCGATCATTAGGGATCAAGCCGGAACACTACCCAATTGTTGGTGAGCATTTGCTCTTAGCAATTAAAGATGTTTTAGGGAATGCAGCAACAGATGAAATTATCAATGCATGGGCTAAAGCATATGAAGTAATTGCAAATGCCTTTATTCATGTAGAAAAAAATTTATACGACTCTGCAGAAAATCAGCATGGAGGATGGAAGGATTTCAGAGAATTTAAAGTGGAAAAAGTCGTTAAAGAAAGTGATGTTATTACATCATTTTACTTTAAGCCTATAGATGATAAACCGATCGCAGAATTTATTCCAGGTCAATATATAAGCATTAAATTGTCCACTATACCTAACGAACAATATACACATATTCGTCAATATAGCTTATCCCAATCACAAGATAAATCTTATTATCGAATTTCTGTAAAAAGGGAAGATCTTATGGGCGAAAAGCCTGCGGGGATCGTTTCAAACTATTTGCATAATCATGTCAAAGCTGGGGAAATCATTGAAATCAGTGCACCTGCTGGAGAATTTGTTTTAGAGGAACAAGCAGACAAGCCAACCATTCTTCTTAGTGGAGGAGTCGGAATCACACCTATGCTTTGTATGCTTCACCAATTAGCTGATAAACAACAAGAAACAACTTTTATCCATGCTGCAATCAATGGTAATGTCCATGCTTTTGTTGATGAAGTAAAGCAAATTGTACAGAAGAACGATTTGGTAAAAAGCTATTATTGCTATGAAAAACCAACGGAAACTGATAGAGAAGCAGCCATATTCGATAAAGAAGGCTTTATTACTTTAGAATGGTTAAATAAGATCGTAAAAAATAAAGAAGCCATTGTCTATATGTGTGGACCAGTCAGCTTTATGCAAGCCATGTATGAAGTATTAGTAGAATCAGGCTTTAAAAAGGAAAATATTCGTTATGAGTTCTTTGGCCCTGCTATGGAACTTAAAGAACCTCAAACAGTTTAA
- the spoIIGA gene encoding sigma-E processing peptidase SpoIIGA — MEVYLDIIWILNLLFDCLLLYLTALILKRNIKIWRLFAGGLVGSVIILLSVTPLNSYSGHPLTKLLFSIFMILIAFGYKRLRYFIKVLTTFYLTTFLIGGSMIGVHYFIKFDSQLSSSVFLESVKGFGDPISWLFVLLGFPIAWHFSKRKMDEIEMTKIQYDSLIKVIVTINGESYIFNGLVDSGNQLYDPITKMPVMFISIKDMKENFPEELVKVAQSPEHYILGEEQIASEWVHKMRVIPYKVVGQEHQLIIAIKPDEIIIEKENERYKVERGLVSFSLQQFSAENAFQCIVHPKMLTTIKKVKNDILVKHA, encoded by the coding sequence TTGGAGGTCTATTTAGATATTATTTGGATATTAAATTTATTATTTGATTGCCTTCTTCTTTATTTAACCGCGTTAATTTTAAAAAGGAATATAAAAATCTGGAGACTTTTTGCAGGAGGCTTAGTTGGTTCAGTAATTATATTATTATCTGTTACTCCTTTAAATTCCTATTCGGGCCATCCATTAACAAAATTATTATTTTCTATTTTCATGATATTAATAGCATTTGGATATAAAAGATTACGATATTTTATTAAAGTGCTAACGACTTTTTATTTAACGACTTTTTTAATTGGCGGATCTATGATTGGCGTTCATTATTTTATTAAATTTGATTCCCAGTTATCCTCCTCTGTTTTTCTTGAAAGTGTAAAAGGGTTTGGTGACCCAATTAGCTGGTTGTTTGTTCTTCTCGGATTTCCAATTGCATGGCATTTTTCTAAGCGAAAAATGGATGAAATTGAAATGACAAAAATACAGTATGATTCCTTAATCAAAGTGATTGTTACAATTAATGGAGAGTCTTATATTTTTAATGGGTTAGTAGATAGTGGGAATCAGCTTTATGACCCGATTACAAAAATGCCTGTGATGTTTATTTCAATCAAAGATATGAAAGAAAATTTCCCAGAGGAATTAGTAAAAGTAGCTCAAAGTCCCGAACATTATATACTTGGAGAAGAGCAGATAGCTTCAGAATGGGTTCATAAAATGAGGGTGATTCCATACAAAGTCGTTGGACAAGAACATCAGCTTATTATAGCAATAAAACCAGATGAAATTATTATAGAAAAAGAGAATGAACGATATAAAGTGGAGAGAGGTCTTGTATCATTTTCGCTGCAGCAGTTTTCTGCAGAAAATGCATTCCAATGTATTGTCCATCCTAAAATGCTTACCACAATAAAGAAGGTGAAAAACGATATTCTTGTAAAGCATGCATGA